Below is a window of Thermodesulfomicrobium sp. WS DNA.
GCGGCTGGTGATCACGGACTACGAAATGCCGCAGATGAATGGCGTGCGCCTGGTCCAGGCGGCTCGGGGGCTGTATCCTAAGGAAGAACTCGCCATCATCGGTATTTCCGGACACGAACAGAAGGACCTTTCCGCGCGCTTTCTCAAAAGCGGGGCCAACGACTTTCTCCACAAACCGTTTTCCGCCGAAGAGCTCTATTGCCGCATCACCCAGAACTTGGACCTGCTCGAATACATCCGCACCATCCGCGACCTCTCGGAAAAGGACATGCTCACGGGTCTGGCCAACCGGCGCTACTTCTTTGCACATGGCTCCCAGCTCTTGGCAAAGGCCCAGGAGCGGCAGGAGCCGGTATACGTGGCCATGCTGGATCTCGATCACTTCAAACGCGTCAACGACCAGTACGGTCATGAGGCCGGAGATGCGGTGCTGCGTCATCTTGGCACCATGCTGCTACGCCATTTTGGGGGGGAGCAGGCCTTGCCTGCCCGTCTCGGCGGCGAGGAATTTGCGGTGTTGTTTGTCGGTGTGACGGACGTGGCTGCCCGCGTGGAGGCCTTCCGGGCGGAGCTGGCGGCAACACCGGTGAACGCCCCCGGCGGCTCGGTGCCGGTGACCGTGAGCATCGGCGTATGCGGCCTGCCTGGACAGAACTTGGAGCGGCATCTGGCCTGCGCCGACCAGCTCCTCTACCGGGCCAAACACCGTGGCCGCAACCGCGTGGAGATGGGCGCGAGCCCCCAAAAAATGGACACAGGTAAGGAGTAGCTGATGCGTGCATGCCTTCACGGCGGCCACAGCCGGGACTTTTGTGATCACGCCCAAGACAGCCTGGACGATCTGGTCGCTGCCTATGCCCGGCAGGGGTTTTCCTTGGTGGCTTTGACGGAGCATATGCCGCCGCTTTCCAACCGTTGGCGGTATGCCGACGAGGTGGCCTTGGGCCGGGATGCGGCCTGGATGGCGGGGCGGTTTGCCGCCTACGTCCAGAAGGCGCGGCAATTGCGGGCCGAGTATGCCGGCAGGATGGAGGTCCTCGTGGGCATGGAGACCGAGTGGTATGAGCACGCGGGGGCGTGGATCGCCCAGTTGCGGCAGCTCTACGCCTTGGACATGGTGGTGGGCTCGGTGCACCACGTCGCCGGGGTGTGTTTCGATGCTTCCCCGCAAAGTTACGCCCAGGCCCAGGCCGCGGCCGGCGGGTTGGTGGAACTCTATCTGGCCTACTTCGATGCCCAGCTTGCGCTGCTCAAGAGCGTTCGCCCCGAGGTGGTGGGCCATTTCGACATCATCCGCATCTTTGATCCCCACGGGGAGGAGACTCTTGTTCGCCCCGAAGTCTGGGCGCGGGTGCGGCGCAATCTGGAGGCCGTACGCGACTTGGGGCTGGTGCTCGATGCCAACGTGGCGGCCTGGCGCAAGGGGGCGGCAGCGATCTATCCGTGCACGCCGGTGCTGGAAGCCGCGCGGGACCTGGGCATCGCCTTTGCCTACGGCGATGACGCCCATGCCGTGGCGCACGTGGGCTTTGCCTGGGAGCGGTTGGATGCGCATCTACGCGCCCTGGGGATGACCGCTAGCGTCGCAGGTCCCCAAGGTTCGTGGCCGGTGTGGCGCGCCATGCCCGCCACATGATGCGGCTGGAGGTGAGTAGCCCGCAGCCCACCACCAGGAAGACGCCGGCGCGGACCTCCAGCGGCAGCGGGGAGGCGCCAAGGGCTCGTCCCAGGACCATCATGGCCACGATGAGCCCCCAATTGCGTATGGAAAACAGGCCGCCCAGGCAGGCGGGTTCCGGCTTGCGGCGAATATGCGCCACCACGGCGCGGGCGGTGCGGTCGAAGACCAGGCGGCTTTTGGCAAGCCCCAAACCCAGCCCGGCG
It encodes the following:
- a CDS encoding histidinol-phosphatase — its product is MRACLHGGHSRDFCDHAQDSLDDLVAAYARQGFSLVALTEHMPPLSNRWRYADEVALGRDAAWMAGRFAAYVQKARQLRAEYAGRMEVLVGMETEWYEHAGAWIAQLRQLYALDMVVGSVHHVAGVCFDASPQSYAQAQAAAGGLVELYLAYFDAQLALLKSVRPEVVGHFDIIRIFDPHGEETLVRPEVWARVRRNLEAVRDLGLVLDANVAAWRKGAAAIYPCTPVLEAARDLGIAFAYGDDAHAVAHVGFAWERLDAHLRALGMTASVAGPQGSWPVWRAMPAT
- a CDS encoding diguanylate cyclase, which translates into the protein MGNSSVLVVDDSPMFLQVVTRRLAEEVDAEVVAAVSLRAAQTAMAERRFDVALLDLNLPDAPGGEVVDLALAHHIPAIVFAGDCSEQTRSRLWAKRIVDYVVKEGEESLNYAVRLVRRILRNRQVAVLVVDDSATVRHMLAEMLAVHCFTVLEAADGSEGLRLLAEHPNVRLVITDYEMPQMNGVRLVQAARGLYPKEELAIIGISGHEQKDLSARFLKSGANDFLHKPFSAEELYCRITQNLDLLEYIRTIRDLSEKDMLTGLANRRYFFAHGSQLLAKAQERQEPVYVAMLDLDHFKRVNDQYGHEAGDAVLRHLGTMLLRHFGGEQALPARLGGEEFAVLFVGVTDVAARVEAFRAELAATPVNAPGGSVPVTVSIGVCGLPGQNLERHLACADQLLYRAKHRGRNRVEMGASPQKMDTGKE